The Pseudogulbenkiania sp. MAI-1 sequence CTTGACCGATTCGAAGTTGGACAGCTCTTCCTTGACCTGCTGGTGCATCACGTTGCTGAGCGGATCGAGCACGCCGTAGCAGAAGAAGATGCCGATGAAGGTGCCGACCATGGCCGCGCCGACCTGTTCGGCGATCTCGCCGGTGGTAGCGCCGCTGCCGACGCTGTTCATCGTCATCACGATGCCCAGCACCGCGGCCAGGATGCCGAAGCCCGGCATCGCCTCGCCGATCTTGTGCAGCGACTTGGAGGGCTGGCTGAGTTCTTCGTGGATGGCGTCGATTTCCTGGTCGAGCACGCCTTCCAGCTCGTGCGCGCTGATCTTGCCCATCGCCATCAGGCGGAAGTTATCGACGATGAAGGCGAGCAGCTTGGGCTCCTCCAGCACCAGCGGGTAGCGGTTGAACAGCGGGCTCTGGCGCGGCGCCTCGACGTGTTCGTCGAGCGCTTTCAGGCCCTGGCTCGCGGTGATCAGGAGTTCGTACATCAACAGCAGGAGCTGGCGCTGGAATTCGGCGCCGTGCTTCTTGCGCAGCACCACGCGCTTGATCTGGCCCGCCATCTCCACCAGCACGTGCTTGGGGTTGCCCAGCACGATGGAGCCGAGCGCCGCCCCGCAGATGATCAGCAGTTCGACCGGCTGCCAGATGACGTGGAACGATCCTCCATGGATGAAGAAGCCGCCGAACACGCAGCCGAGTACGATGCCGATGCCTAAGAGTTGCTGCATAGTTGCCTTTCCAGAGAGTTCAGGCGGCTTCGAGCCGGACCTTCATTTTCTTGAGCGCGCTCTTGTTGATCTGGCACACGCGCGCTTCGGTCAGGTCGAGCACGGCGGCGATCTCCTTGAGGCTGAGTTCGAATTCGTAATAGAGCTGGATGACACGCTGTTCGCGCTCGTCCAGTGCGGTCAGCGCCGCGGCCAGGGTGCGCTTCTGCAGCGCGCTGGTTTCGGGGGTGTTGTCGTCGACCGGCTCGATGCCGGCGGCGACCAGTTCGTCGAAGCTGGCCATGGCCTCGGCGTTTTCCGCCACCAGGAGTTCGCGGTAGTCCTCGGGGGCGAGCCCGAGCTGCTGCACGGCTTCCGCTTCGCTGGGCTCGCGGCCGAGCCGGCGCGTCAGCTCGCGCAGATTGTCGCGCAGGCGGTGGGCGTCCTGGCGCAGGGCGCGGGGCCGCCAGTCGAGCCGACGCAGTTCGTCGAGGATGGCGCCGCGCACGCGCAGCACGGCGTAGCCGGCGAAACGCTCGTCCGGCTCGCCATAGCGGCGCAGCGCCTCGAGCAGCGCCATCAGGCCGATCTGCTCCATGTCTTCGCGCTCGATGACGCCGTTGACTTGCGAATTCAGCTGGCGCGCCACCCGCTTCACCAGCGGGGTGTAGTCGAGCAGGCAGCGGGCTTCGAGTTCGGCCGGGGTGTCGGCGACGGCGTAGGCGGGGTACATGGGTCTTACTCGATGATCAGCTTGCCGACCATGACCTCGGTGAACGGCCTCGCACCGCGCTCGGCGGTGTAGCTGGCACGGTAGGCCTTGGCAAGAAGCTGCTGGTAGTCGTCGATACTCATGGCCGAGGCGCGCGCCAGCACGAGCTGCGACAGCGCACGTACCGCCACGGTCTTGAGGAAGGGCAACTGCTCCTTCAGTTCCTTTTCGTGCGGTTCGGCGGTACGGAACACCAAGTCCACCGCCATGTAATGCATCTCGCTGTCATCACCTTCCTTGCGCAGCATGACGATCACCTTGTCCAGGCTGACGTAGCGGCTGGGCTCGCCCTTGTCTGCCTTCTCGGCCTTCTCGGCGTCACCATGTTCGGCCGCCGTAGCCACCTTGTTCTGCTGCCCCAGCCACCAGTAGACGCCGCCGGCGCCAAGCGCCACGGCCAGCAGCATGGCGAGGATGACGACGACGATGGTTTTCTTGTTCATTCACTCTGTCCTTGATCTCGGCTTCAACCCAGCGCGAAGGGGCCGTTCCCCTCGCTGCCGGCCTCCGCCAGGGCTTGCCCTGGAGTACGGTTGTCCTGCTGGCCGTCGCGGCCGGAGCGTCCCTGCCCCTGTTGCCCCAGCCCGCCGCCCGGCGCCCCTTCGCGCACTTCCACCGCTACCTGGGTGTACTGGCGTGCCGAGAGGTCCTGGCGCAGCGCGTCGCCGATGGCCTGCAACTGGCGTACCACCTCGCCGTGCGAGGCGACCAGTTGCACCGTCAGCGCGCCGGCTTCGTGGCGGATGGCGATTTCCAGCGAGCCGAACGACGGAGGATCGAGGCGGATCAGCGCACGGTCGATGCCATGCGCGCTCTGCACGTCCATGCGTTCGCCCAGGGCGGCGCGCAGCGATTCGCCCCAGCGCGCCGACTGCCCGGCCGGCAGCGTGACCGGTGCCCATTCCGGCAGTGCCGGCTGGCCGGCACCGGGCAGCGTCTGGCCGAGCCAGGCCGGCAGTGCCCCCGCCGTGGCGCCGTGCGCGCTAGCCAGCGTCGCGGCGCCGCCATCCGACACGGACGGGAGTACCGGAATCTGGCCAACGGAACGGCCATCGGCGCTGGCGGGCAGAATGCCGACGGCCAGCGACGGCACGGCGGCCGGTTGCGGCAGAGAGTCCGCGGGATCCGGCGAGAGCGCGCCGACGGCCAAGCGGGACGGCATGTCCGGCTTGGCCATCGACGGCAAAGGCAAGGAGGGAGGGATGGGCAGAGCCGTGGGCTGCGGGGTCGGCAAGAGCAATACGTCCAGCCCGGAAGAAGCATCGCCGTCCTGTTCGGCGGATGCCTGGCCGTCTTGCCCGGCGGGCTGTTGGCCAACTGGCGGCATGGCCGGCATCAAAAGCGGCTGTGCCGGAGCCGACAACGCCAGCAGGGCGTCGGCGAAACCGGCAGGCTGGGCCGCTTCGGGCACCGCGGCGGCGGCCACTACCGGAGCAGCGCCGCTCTCGGCGGAACGGGTTTCGGCCGGTGCGGCGACTGGCAAGGTGGTCATGCGTCCTCCCATTGGCTGGCTTGGGCGTAGGCGATCTGGCCTTCGCGTTCCCGGCCCAGCAGGGCCAGACGCTGTTCCAGTTCGTCGCCGGCGGCGCGGCCGGCCGCCAGGGTTTCGCGGTAGGTGGCGCGCAGGCGGCCCAGGGCGTCGCGGTCGGCTATCGCCGGCGCCTCGGCCAGCCACGCGGCAAGCTGCGCATCGAGGACAGTCAGGCGTTCCCAGTCCTGCGACGCCAAGGCCGCGCGCAGGGCCTGGTCCAGCGTATCGAGCTCAAGCGGCTTCATGCTGATCGCGCACTCCCATCCAGCCGCCCTTGAGCGTGCCCAACAGGCCGATGATCTCGTCCAGCGCCGCCACGTCGAGCTCTACGCTGGCCTGGTAGAGACGGAAGGCGCAGTAGTCGTACAGCCGGGCGAGATCGGTCACCACCTCGCCGCCCGATTCGAAGTCGAGCGCGCTGGACAGGCCGTTGAGGATGTTGATGCACTTGCCGATGCTGTCGCCCTTCTGCTCGAAGCGCTGCCCTTCCATGTGGCCGCGGGCGCGCGCCAGTTCTTCCAGCAGGCCGTCGAACAGCACCAGCACCAGTTGCACCGGCGAGGCGGTGGCGGTCTGCGCTTCGAGGTTGACCGAGTGGTAACTGCGGTAGGCTTCGTAATCCAAAATGGCTTCCTGTGGTCGGTTACGGGTTACTGGCTGAAGTAGCCGTTGAGCGTGTCCAGGGTCTGACTCATCTGCGACTGCATGGTCTGCAACTGCGAAAACTGGGCGAGGTAGCGCTTGTAAGCCTGGTCGTACTGGGCATCGATGCGGGTCTGCCGGGCATCGAGATCGCTCTGCGCACGCTGGGCGCTTTCCTTGCGCTGCTTGAGCAGGCCGGTGGTGCCGTTGAGCCACTTGTCGAGGTAATTGCCGGTGCTCTTGATCAGGCCGGTGTCGCCGTTGAAGAAACCGTCGAGCGCGGTCGGCTGGTCGGCCAGGAGTTTGTTGAGCTTGGTCTTGTCGAGCGTCAGCGTGCCCTCGCGCGAGGCGGTGATCCCCATGTCGGCCAGACGCACGCCGCCGAAGCTCTGGCGGATCAGGCTGTTGAGGTGATTGCGCAGCGAACGCACGCCGGTGTCGGTGGCGAAGGGACCGGCCTTCTGGTCCTTGTCGGCGGAGCCGGCGACGGTCAGGCTGTCGAGCGTCTTGAGCAGCGTGTTGTAGGCGTCAACGAAGCCCTGCACGTTGGTGGCGGTGTCGCTGTCGTTGCGCCCCACGGTCAGCGAGAGCGTCTCGCCGGCGCTCATGGCGCGGCTGAAGGTCATGCTCACGCCGTCGATGGCGGTGAAGGTGTTGGAGGCCTGCTGCATCTTGACGCCGGTGCCCTGCCCGCCCAGCCACACCATCGCGTCCTGGGCGGCGGCCAGTTCGGACGGCGCGGCGAAGGCGGCCTTCAGGCCGGCATCGCTGACCTGGCTGGCATCTACCGAAACGGTGTTGGCGGCGCCGGTCTTGGCCGAGGTCAGCACCAGCCGAGTCTGGCCGTCGGACGTCAGCACCATGGCGTTGACCTTGCCGGCATTGCCCGAGGCCTTGTTGATGGCCAGGGCGATTTCGCTGGTGGACAGGCTGTTGTCGCCGTTGCTGTCGGCCGTGACCAGATCGACGTTGAAACTGGAACCGCCAAGGCTGACGGTGAGGGTGCCGCCGGTGCTGGCCGACACGCCGTCGAACGCCACCTGGTGGGCGCTCGCCAGTTTTTCGACGAACAGCGAATAGGTGCCGGGCTGGGCGGTGCCGCTGGCGCTGACCGTGCCGACATCGCTCTTGCTGAAGCTCGCGCTCATCGCCACCATGCTCTTCTTGCCGGTCAGCGTGGTGAGTGCGGAACGGAACTCCTGCAGCGCGGTCTGCAGCTTGCTCAGGCCGTCGCTGTGGGCCTTGGCGGCGGTGTTCTGAACAGTCAGCCGCTGCTGAGCCTGCTGCACGTAGAGGTTGGCCAGTTGCGTTGCCATCTGCGTCGGGTTGATGTCGGCCATGATCTGCTCCTTGCTCTTTGGCTGATTCCGGTCTGAATACTGATTCAGGGCGACCGGAACCGCGCTTTTCTTCAAGCGGCGTGAATAATCACACCGCCTCGCGCCCGCGCCACCAGGCGAGGCCGGCGAAATCGTCGGCGTGTTTCTGTTCGCGCTGGGCAAGCTCGCCGTCCAGCCGGGCTGCGGCGTCGTCACGCACCTGCACCATCGCCTCGCGCCGCAGCATGGCCGCCACCAGGGCGCGCTGGCTTACCGCGCCGTCGGCCTCGGCCAGGCTCAGGTCCTGTTGCTGCGAGGCCATCAGTTGCAACAGCGCGCCCTTGTAGCCGGCGCAGTTGAGAGCCAGCACCGGCGAGGCGGCAGCAGCGCTGGCACCACTCTGGCCGCACAGCTCGCCCATGCGCTCGATGTTGCGGCGATAGCGTTCCTGCAGGCGGCGCTTGGCCTCGACTTCGGCCTGCAGCCGCGCCACGTCGTTGTCGCGCAGCCGCACCATCAGTTGCAGGCGGCGCAGGGCTTCTTGCTGTTTCATGATGCGGACAGCTCCTCGAGTTGCTGCAGGGTCGGGGCATAGGGCGCTGCCTCGGCGGCGTCCTGGCGTAGAAAACGTTCGATGCGCGGCATCAGTTGCACCGCGCGGTCGGTCTCGGCATCGGCGCCGGGCACGTAGCCGCCCAGCGGGATCAGCCCGCGCACCTCCTGATAGCGCGCCCACAGGCCGCGCAGGGTGCGCGCCGCCTCGCGCTGGCCCGGTCCGGCCACCAGCCCCATGCAGCGGCTGACCGACGCGGCGATGTCGATGGCGGGGTAATGGCCGCGCTCGGCGAGTTGGCGCGACAGCACGATGTGGCCGTCGAGAATGGCGCGCGCGGTATCGACCACCGGGTCTTGCTGGTCGTCGCCTTCGGCCAGCACGGTGTAGATGGCGCTCATGCTGCCCCCGCCCTCGCCGTTGCCGGCACTTTCGGCCAACGTCGGCAAGAGGCCGAACACCGACGGTGGGTACCCGCGCGTGGCGGGCGGCTCGCCCAGCGCCAGCGCCACCTCGCGCTGCGCCATGGCGTAGCGGGTGAGCGAATCGACCAGCAACAGCACGTTGCGTCCCTGGTCGCGGAAATGCGCGGCGATGGTGTGGGTGAGCTCGGTGGCCTTGAGCCGCATCAGCGGCGATTCGTCGGCCGGCGCCACCACCAGCACCGCCTTGGCCAGCCCCTCGGCGCCGAGCGCGTGTTCGACGAACTCGCGCACTTCGCGCCCGCGCTCGCCGATCAGGCCGACCACGACCACATCGGCCTCGGTGTGGCGGGTGATCATGCCGAGCAGCACGCTCTTGCCGACGCCGCTGCCGGCGAACAGCCCGACGCGCTGGCCGCGCCCCAGCGTCAGCAGGCCGTTGATGGCGCGCACGCCGACGTCGAGCGGGGCGTCAACCGGGCGCTTCTTCAGCGGATTGACGCGTGGCGGATGTGCCGCCAGCGGGTGTTCGCCGCCAAGCCGTCCCAACCCGTCGAGCGGTTCGCCCAAGCCGTTGACGATGCGCCCAAGCCAGGACGGGCCGATGAACAAACCGGCGGCATCCGGCGCCGACTGCACACGGGCACCGGTGGCGAGCCCCACCGGTTTCTTGAACGGCATCAGGTAGGACACCTCGCGCTTGAAGCCGACCACCTGCGCCTGCAGCCACTCGCCGGCGGCGGTTTCGATCAGGCAGCGCTGACCGGTTTCGAGCGGGCAGCCGACGCTCTCCAGCAGCAAGCCGGACGCGCCGACCAGGCGGCCGGTGACGGTGGCCACCGGCACGTCGTCGAATTCGAGACTCCCCAGCGCATGGTGCAACATGATCAGGCCTCTTCGGCCACAGCCGTATCACCGGCAGGTTTGCGGCTACGGCTGCGCGGCTTGGCCGCCGCCTTGCCGGCAGCGGCTTTCTGCGGCGGGGCGTCATCCTCTGCCTGCCCCGCGCCTGCCGCACGCGGAGCCGCACCGAGTTGCTCGCGCACTTTGTCGAGGCAGGCTTCCAGCCGCTGCTGGCAGCCGGCGTCGGCTTCGCTCTCGGTGGTGCGCACGCGGCACTCGCCCGGCGCCAGCTTGGCATCCGGCACCAGGCGCCAGCGCGCGGCGCGCTCCGGCGCCAGTTCGCGGATGCGCTCGCACTCCTCGGCGTTGAGCAACACCTCGACCTCGCCCGTCACCGGTGGCAGGGCGGCCAGCGTTTCCTCGACCAGGTCGAGAATCTGCGCCGGCTTCAGCGTCAGCTCGCAGCGGATCACCTGGCGCGCCACCTTGGCCACCAGCTCGATCACGTCCTCGCGCAATGCGGCCTGGTAGTCCTGGCAGGTACGGCGCATCGCCTCGGCCGCCGCGGTGAGCGGTGCGGCTAGGCCGTCGAACTGCGCCAGCACCTCGCGCCGCGCCGCCTCGAAACCCTGCTGGCGGCCTTCGGCCAAGCCCTGGGCATGTCCGGCCTCGTGCCCGGCTGCTTCGCCGGCGGCCAGACCTTCACGGTAGCCGGTATCCATGCCCTGGCGGAAACCGTCGGCGACCGAGGCCTGCAATTGCGCGGCTTCAGCGGCCGGCTGGCCGGTGGACAGCGACGTAGGTGCCTGCACCAGTGGCGGAAAACGGAACGGGCGCCAGCTCTTCACTCGACCACTTCCTCGGGGAATAGCTGCAGATCGATCTCGCCGGCATCGGCCAGCGCCTTGACCTGCGCCATGATCTCGCGCCGCACCTCTTCGACGCGGCTCAGCGGCACCGGGCCGGAGCGGCGCATCATGTCCTCGAAGCTCTGCGCCTGGCGGCGCGGCATGGTCTGGACGACGGCATCGCGCACCGCCGGCTCGGCACCCTTGAGCGCGATCGCCCACTGCTCCAGCGCCACGTCCTCGGCGATGCGCATCAGCACGGTCTCGGTCTGGCGCGACAGCACGAAGAAGTCGTACATGCGCGCCTCGATCTCGCCGACGATGTCTGGATCGTGCGCGCGCAACAGCTCGATCATGCGGGCACGGTCGCCCGGCAGACGGTTGATGATGTCGGCAGTCTGCTGCATGCCCTCCACCGCCGTGCTCTGCGTATGCAGGCTTTCCAGGCAGCGGTTGACCAGCTCCTCCAGCTCGATCAAGAGGTCGCGGTCGACATCCTTGAGCCGGGCGATGTTGACC is a genomic window containing:
- the motA gene encoding flagellar motor stator protein MotA, with translation MQQLLGIGIVLGCVFGGFFIHGGSFHVIWQPVELLIICGAALGSIVLGNPKHVLVEMAGQIKRVVLRKKHGAEFQRQLLLLMYELLITASQGLKALDEHVEAPRQSPLFNRYPLVLEEPKLLAFIVDNFRLMAMGKISAHELEGVLDQEIDAIHEELSQPSKSLHKIGEAMPGFGILAAVLGIVMTMNSVGSGATTGEIAEQVGAAMVGTFIGIFFCYGVLDPLSNVMHQQVKEELSNFESVKVVITTHASGKPPLLAIDAGRRLVQLNTKPSFSQLETWINALQGA
- a CDS encoding FliA/WhiG family RNA polymerase sigma factor, producing MYPAYAVADTPAELEARCLLDYTPLVKRVARQLNSQVNGVIEREDMEQIGLMALLEALRRYGEPDERFAGYAVLRVRGAILDELRRLDWRPRALRQDAHRLRDNLRELTRRLGREPSEAEAVQQLGLAPEDYRELLVAENAEAMASFDELVAAGIEPVDDNTPETSALQKRTLAAALTALDEREQRVIQLYYEFELSLKEIAAVLDLTEARVCQINKSALKKMKVRLEAA
- a CDS encoding flagellar basal body-associated protein FliL is translated as MNKKTIVVVILAMLLAVALGAGGVYWWLGQQNKVATAAEHGDAEKAEKADKGEPSRYVSLDKVIVMLRKEGDDSEMHYMAVDLVFRTAEPHEKELKEQLPFLKTVAVRALSQLVLARASAMSIDDYQQLLAKAYRASYTAERGARPFTEVMVGKLIIE
- a CDS encoding flagellar hook-length control protein FliK codes for the protein MTTLPVAAPAETRSAESGAAPVVAAAAVPEAAQPAGFADALLALSAPAQPLLMPAMPPVGQQPAGQDGQASAEQDGDASSGLDVLLLPTPQPTALPIPPSLPLPSMAKPDMPSRLAVGALSPDPADSLPQPAAVPSLAVGILPASADGRSVGQIPVLPSVSDGGAATLASAHGATAGALPAWLGQTLPGAGQPALPEWAPVTLPAGQSARWGESLRAALGERMDVQSAHGIDRALIRLDPPSFGSLEIAIRHEAGALTVQLVASHGEVVRQLQAIGDALRQDLSARQYTQVAVEVREGAPGGGLGQQGQGRSGRDGQQDNRTPGQALAEAGSEGNGPFALG
- the fliS gene encoding flagellar export chaperone FliS, translated to MDYEAYRSYHSVNLEAQTATASPVQLVLVLFDGLLEELARARGHMEGQRFEQKGDSIGKCINILNGLSSALDFESGGEVVTDLARLYDYCAFRLYQASVELDVAALDEIIGLLGTLKGGWMGVRDQHEAA
- the fliD gene encoding flagellar filament capping protein FliD, with protein sequence MADINPTQMATQLANLYVQQAQQRLTVQNTAAKAHSDGLSKLQTALQEFRSALTTLTGKKSMVAMSASFSKSDVGTVSASGTAQPGTYSLFVEKLASAHQVAFDGVSASTGGTLTVSLGGSSFNVDLVTADSNGDNSLSTSEIALAINKASGNAGKVNAMVLTSDGQTRLVLTSAKTGAANTVSVDASQVSDAGLKAAFAAPSELAAAQDAMVWLGGQGTGVKMQQASNTFTAIDGVSMTFSRAMSAGETLSLTVGRNDSDTATNVQGFVDAYNTLLKTLDSLTVAGSADKDQKAGPFATDTGVRSLRNHLNSLIRQSFGGVRLADMGITASREGTLTLDKTKLNKLLADQPTALDGFFNGDTGLIKSTGNYLDKWLNGTTGLLKQRKESAQRAQSDLDARQTRIDAQYDQAYKRYLAQFSQLQTMQSQMSQTLDTLNGYFSQ
- a CDS encoding flagellar FliJ family protein, which gives rise to MKQQEALRRLQLMVRLRDNDVARLQAEVEAKRRLQERYRRNIERMGELCGQSGASAAAASPVLALNCAGYKGALLQLMASQQQDLSLAEADGAVSQRALVAAMLRREAMVQVRDDAAARLDGELAQREQKHADDFAGLAWWRGREAV
- the fliI gene encoding flagellar protein export ATPase FliI, whose translation is MLHHALGSLEFDDVPVATVTGRLVGASGLLLESVGCPLETGQRCLIETAAGEWLQAQVVGFKREVSYLMPFKKPVGLATGARVQSAPDAAGLFIGPSWLGRIVNGLGEPLDGLGRLGGEHPLAAHPPRVNPLKKRPVDAPLDVGVRAINGLLTLGRGQRVGLFAGSGVGKSVLLGMITRHTEADVVVVGLIGERGREVREFVEHALGAEGLAKAVLVVAPADESPLMRLKATELTHTIAAHFRDQGRNVLLLVDSLTRYAMAQREVALALGEPPATRGYPPSVFGLLPTLAESAGNGEGGGSMSAIYTVLAEGDDQQDPVVDTARAILDGHIVLSRQLAERGHYPAIDIAASVSRCMGLVAGPGQREAARTLRGLWARYQEVRGLIPLGGYVPGADAETDRAVQLMPRIERFLRQDAAEAAPYAPTLQQLEELSAS
- the fliH gene encoding flagellar assembly protein FliH, with translation MKSWRPFRFPPLVQAPTSLSTGQPAAEAAQLQASVADGFRQGMDTGYREGLAAGEAAGHEAGHAQGLAEGRQQGFEAARREVLAQFDGLAAPLTAAAEAMRRTCQDYQAALREDVIELVAKVARQVIRCELTLKPAQILDLVEETLAALPPVTGEVEVLLNAEECERIRELAPERAARWRLVPDAKLAPGECRVRTTESEADAGCQQRLEACLDKVREQLGAAPRAAGAGQAEDDAPPQKAAAGKAAAKPRSRSRKPAGDTAVAEEA
- a CDS encoding flagellar motor switch protein FliG, with amino-acid sequence MEENSKPGMAANLPADPAAMTPLQQAAILLLCMGEEPAAGVLRCLSREELLAVTQEMSGLSGIKVDSVKGAIQKFFDEYREQSGVHGASRAFLKRSLDLALGSDIANSVLDNIYGDAIRPKMARLQWVSPQWLADRIGGEHVRMQAVFLAFLPPALAGQVVEALPEENRDRVLVNIARLKDVDRDLLIELEELVNRCLESLHTQSTAVEGMQQTADIINRLPGDRARMIELLRAHDPDIVGEIEARMYDFFVLSRQTETVLMRIAEDVALEQWAIALKGAEPAVRDAVVQTMPRRQAQSFEDMMRRSGPVPLSRVEEVRREIMAQVKALADAGEIDLQLFPEEVVE